From one [Ruminococcus] lactaris ATCC 29176 genomic stretch:
- a CDS encoding radical SAM mobile pair protein B — translation MEEVINGILIREVETKNIMTKSSLPVGGYSVNPYVGCTHACKYCYASFMKRFTGHKEEWGTFLDVKHWPEIKNPKKYAGQRVVIGSVTDGYNPQEEQFGNTRKLLEQLIGSDADILICTKSDLVVRDIDLLKKLGRVTVSWSINTLDENFKNDMDSASSIEHRIAAMKQVYKAGIRTVCFVSPVFPGITDFEAIFERVKDQCDLFWLENLNLRGGFKKTIMDYIAGKYPDLVPLYDEIYNKHNRSYFEALEVKAEKMAKKYDCAFVDNEMPYGRVPQGHPVIVDYFYHEEIRGTENTGKRNR, via the coding sequence ATGGAAGAAGTAATAAATGGAATCCTCATTCGTGAGGTGGAAACAAAGAACATCATGACCAAGTCCAGTCTGCCGGTAGGCGGGTACTCGGTCAATCCCTATGTGGGCTGTACACATGCCTGCAAGTATTGCTATGCTTCTTTTATGAAGCGCTTTACCGGGCACAAGGAGGAATGGGGCACTTTCCTTGATGTGAAGCATTGGCCGGAAATTAAAAATCCGAAGAAATATGCCGGACAGCGGGTGGTCATCGGTTCTGTGACGGATGGCTACAATCCACAGGAGGAGCAATTCGGAAATACCAGAAAACTTCTGGAGCAGCTGATCGGCAGTGACGCAGATATTCTGATCTGTACAAAGTCGGATCTTGTGGTACGGGATATTGATCTGTTGAAGAAGCTTGGACGTGTAACCGTTTCATGGTCGATCAACACACTAGATGAAAATTTCAAGAACGATATGGATTCTGCTTCGAGCATTGAGCACCGTATCGCTGCTATGAAGCAGGTATATAAGGCAGGTATCCGTACAGTCTGTTTCGTATCCCCGGTATTCCCCGGCATCACGGATTTTGAAGCAATCTTTGAGCGGGTAAAGGATCAGTGCGATCTGTTCTGGCTCGAAAACCTCAATCTTCGAGGCGGTTTCAAAAAGACAATTATGGATTATATCGCCGGAAAATATCCTGATCTTGTACCACTTTACGACGAGATCTATAACAAGCATAACCGCAGCTACTTTGAAGCGCTTGAAGTAAAAGCTGAGAAAATGGCTAAGAAGTATGATTGTGCCTTTGTGGATAATGAAATGCCTTATGGCAGAGTCCCGCAGGGGCATCCGGTGATCGTAGATTATTTCTATCATGAGGAAATCCGAGGGACAGAGAATACCGGAAAAAGAAATCGCTAA
- a CDS encoding transcriptional regulator, with protein MDLDKSGSYIRGITSGAALPSLRELFNIISYFDMTPAEFFAPLDDANTPYRELCEKLRTMNEEDLEKVSIFIGWIEKKE; from the coding sequence TTGGATTTGGATAAGAGTGGCTCATACATTCGTGGAATAACCAGCGGAGCAGCCTTGCCGTCTCTCAGGGAACTGTTCAATATCATCTCGTATTTTGATATGACACCGGCAGAATTTTTCGCCCCACTGGATGATGCGAATACCCCGTATCGTGAATTGTGCGAGAAGCTGAGAACCATGAATGAGGAAGATCTTGAAAAGGTCAGTATCTTTATTGGCTGGATCGAGAAGAAAGAATAA
- a CDS encoding IS3 family transposase codes for MSRQRRNFSAKFKSDLVIELLKGEKDLNTLATENNIQPNLLRNWKKEFLNNASAVFDDKREENLKDKLAEERKEKAEYAKKVGQLTMQVDWLKKNLKKFVDLTTRVSLVQNLLTTKEIPASVGAKLLDINRTSIYYKTSPVSDEELACKEIIDHLHTDNPTWGARQMSAQLKNRGYHVGRRKARRYMNEMDIYPIYPKMNLSKRMQQAKVCPYLLRNVVIDAPNQAWSIDITYIPIRHGFLYLTAVIDWYSRCIVGWEVDDTLDTRMVINVLKKAFAVSKPQILNSDQGCQFTSQKYIEFVKENGIRQSMDGKSRWADNIMIERWFRSFKYEEAYLTLYNNIKEARVAIGRYVYTYNFERCHSALDYKTPAECYYPAMLLSYAA; via the coding sequence ATGTCCAGACAAAGAAGAAACTTTAGTGCCAAATTTAAATCAGACCTGGTAATTGAGCTGCTTAAGGGCGAGAAAGATCTCAACACCCTTGCAACCGAGAATAACATCCAACCAAATCTGCTCCGCAATTGGAAGAAAGAATTCCTTAACAATGCCTCTGCAGTATTCGATGACAAGCGTGAAGAAAACCTCAAAGACAAGCTTGCTGAAGAACGCAAGGAAAAGGCGGAGTATGCGAAAAAGGTTGGTCAGTTAACCATGCAGGTTGACTGGCTCAAAAAAAATCTGAAGAAATTTGTGGACCTGACTACGAGAGTAAGTTTAGTCCAAAACCTTTTGACTACTAAAGAAATCCCGGCATCTGTAGGAGCAAAACTGCTTGATATCAACCGTACAAGCATCTATTACAAGACTTCACCTGTATCAGACGAAGAACTGGCTTGTAAAGAGATTATCGACCATCTTCATACGGATAATCCAACCTGGGGTGCAAGGCAAATGTCTGCACAACTCAAAAACAGAGGTTATCATGTTGGGCGTCGTAAAGCACGCCGCTATATGAATGAGATGGATATTTACCCAATCTATCCTAAGATGAATCTTTCCAAGCGGATGCAACAGGCAAAGGTATGTCCTTATCTTCTTCGAAATGTCGTCATAGATGCACCAAATCAGGCGTGGTCTATTGACATTACATATATTCCAATCAGACACGGATTTCTGTATCTGACAGCTGTAATCGACTGGTACAGCCGTTGTATCGTAGGCTGGGAAGTCGATGATACCCTTGATACCAGAATGGTTATCAATGTTCTAAAAAAAGCATTTGCTGTGTCAAAACCACAGATTTTGAACTCTGATCAGGGTTGTCAGTTCACAAGTCAGAAATACATTGAATTTGTAAAAGAAAACGGTATCCGTCAGAGTATGGATGGAAAAAGCCGTTGGGCTGACAACATCATGATTGAGCGATGGTTCCGCAGCTTCAAGTATGAAGAAGCTTATCTGACGCTGTATAACAACATCAAGGAAGCCAGAGTTGCTATTGGACGATATGTCTACACCTATAACTTTGAAAGATGCCATTCTGCCCTTGATTACAAAACACCGGCTGAATGCTACTACCCGGCAATGCTTTTGTCGTATGCAGCTTAA
- a CDS encoding helix-turn-helix domain-containing protein yields the protein MDIMSVKEAAKRWNLSERWVQKLCEEGRIEGVQRFGRSWMIPKTATKPNDLRRKGGDSHVQPPA from the coding sequence ATGGATATAATGTCAGTAAAAGAAGCTGCGAAGCGGTGGAATTTGTCTGAGCGCTGGGTGCAAAAGTTATGTGAAGAAGGCCGAATTGAAGGTGTGCAGCGGTTTGGCCGTTCGTGGATGATTCCGAAAACGGCAACAAAACCAAATGATTTACGCAGAAAGGGCGGTGATTCTCATGTACAACCCCCAGCTTGA
- a CDS encoding radical SAM mobile pair system MarR family transcriptional regulator yields MEMNGGFLVTKIKQLGDRIFEKILSEKNIDAFNGAQGRILYVLWQEDGISIRSLSTKCGLAITSLTTMLERMENQGLISRVQSETDKRKTLLFLTEKAHTLKGEYDSVSDEMGSIYYKGFSEEEITRFEECLDRIRKNLEEWQKS; encoded by the coding sequence ATGGAAATGAATGGAGGATTTCTTGTTACCAAAATAAAACAGCTTGGAGACCGGATTTTCGAGAAGATTCTCAGTGAAAAGAATATTGATGCGTTTAATGGAGCCCAGGGGCGTATTCTTTATGTGCTGTGGCAGGAGGATGGTATCTCAATCAGGTCACTCTCGACTAAATGCGGATTAGCGATAACATCTCTTACTACGATGCTGGAAAGAATGGAAAATCAAGGGCTGATAAGCCGTGTTCAGTCTGAAACGGACAAAAGGAAAACGCTCCTGTTTCTGACTGAGAAAGCACATACCTTAAAGGGCGAGTACGATTCTGTATCTGATGAGATGGGCAGTATTTACTACAAAGGTTTTTCAGAGGAAGAAATTACCCGGTTTGAGGAATGCCTCGACCGCATTAGAAAGAATCTTGAGGAGTGGCAGAAGTCATGA
- the rd gene encoding rubredoxin — protein sequence MKKYECEPCGYIYDPAVGDPDGGIAPGTAFEDIPDDWVCPICGLGKDVFVPVED from the coding sequence ATGAAAAAATATGAATGTGAACCATGTGGCTATATTTATGATCCGGCAGTAGGCGATCCAGACGGAGGTATCGCTCCAGGAACTGCATTTGAGGATATTCCAGATGACTGGGTATGCCCGATCTGTGGATTAGGAAAAGATGTTTTTGTTCCTGTAGAAGACTAA
- a CDS encoding VOC family protein, whose product MNLKTYTTGIQHIGIPTNDIEKTIEFYQKLGFEIALRTVNEEANEKVAFLKQETLVIETYENKAARMESGAIDHVAINVKDIKEIYQYIEKMQMNTTNDEIHFLPFWENGVKFFTIEGPNKEKIEFSQYL is encoded by the coding sequence ATGAATTTAAAAACATATACAACCGGAATACAGCATATTGGAATTCCAACGAATGATATTGAGAAGACAATTGAATTTTATCAAAAGCTTGGATTTGAAATTGCACTTCGGACCGTCAATGAAGAGGCGAATGAAAAAGTGGCATTTTTAAAACAGGAGACACTTGTGATCGAGACTTATGAAAACAAAGCTGCCCGCATGGAAAGTGGGGCAATCGATCATGTAGCAATTAATGTAAAAGATATAAAAGAGATTTATCAGTATATTGAAAAAATGCAGATGAATACGACCAATGATGAGATCCATTTTCTTCCATTTTGGGAGAATGGTGTAAAGTTTTTTACAATTGAGGGACCCAATAAAGAAAAAATAGAGTTCAGTCAGTACTTATAA
- a CDS encoding GntP family permease, with the protein MTEAVFAADPTRLLVAAAAGIVLLLLLIIKFKFHPVLSLLISALVIGLGAGMPVPTLVNTVEKGAGETLQGIVLLIGLGSLFGGILEVSGGAQCVAQTLVNKCGEKKAGIALGITGLVVGTTVFFEAGVVILIPLAFGLAKKTRKSTLYYVIPLLAGLATGFAFIPPSAGSVLVANMLGVDLGIMIAVGVPTGILSLIFAGILWSKVIGNKIHTGLPSAVSEVREEEEANLPKFSTVIAIILVPLVLILFSTLSEYILALNGIRPVLEFVGTPFVALIIAVLCAMYFLGKKQGYNGEQLKKILDRSLRPTGQILLVITGGGIIRWVLQDCGMGDIIGPALEKSGLPLILVAFLIAALVRASVGAAVVAMTMAAGIMASMPAVAGLSPLYLAAMVCAITGGATAFSHVNDSGFWLVSSLLEIDEKTTLKSWTMMETIIGFTGLICAMVISIFA; encoded by the coding sequence ATGACAGAAGCAGTATTTGCAGCAGATCCGACAAGACTGCTGGTTGCGGCGGCAGCGGGGATTGTCTTATTATTGCTGTTAATTATTAAATTTAAATTTCATCCAGTATTGTCCCTGCTGATCTCTGCATTAGTAATCGGGCTCGGAGCTGGAATGCCGGTTCCGACTTTAGTTAATACAGTAGAAAAAGGAGCTGGAGAGACCCTTCAAGGAATTGTATTATTAATCGGTCTGGGATCTTTATTTGGAGGAATATTAGAGGTATCGGGAGGTGCACAGTGTGTAGCTCAGACACTGGTAAATAAATGTGGAGAGAAGAAAGCCGGAATTGCACTTGGAATCACGGGACTTGTTGTCGGAACGACAGTTTTTTTTGAAGCAGGAGTTGTCATTCTTATCCCACTGGCATTCGGTCTGGCAAAAAAAACAAGAAAATCGACACTGTACTATGTGATTCCTCTTTTGGCAGGACTTGCGACCGGATTTGCATTTATTCCGCCGTCAGCCGGTTCCGTATTGGTTGCAAATATGCTGGGGGTAGATCTTGGAATTATGATTGCAGTTGGTGTACCAACAGGTATCCTTTCTTTGATCTTTGCAGGGATCCTGTGGTCAAAGGTTATCGGAAATAAGATACATACCGGCCTTCCATCGGCAGTTTCAGAGGTAAGGGAAGAAGAGGAGGCAAATCTTCCGAAATTTTCAACTGTGATCGCCATTATTCTTGTTCCACTGGTTTTGATTCTGTTTAGTACACTTTCTGAGTATATTTTGGCATTAAATGGAATCCGTCCGGTACTTGAGTTTGTGGGTACTCCTTTTGTAGCATTAATTATAGCAGTTCTTTGTGCAATGTATTTTCTTGGAAAAAAGCAGGGATATAATGGGGAGCAGTTAAAGAAAATTTTGGATCGCTCTCTGCGCCCTACCGGACAGATATTATTGGTAATCACAGGTGGAGGTATTATCCGTTGGGTACTTCAGGATTGCGGAATGGGTGATATCATCGGGCCAGCACTTGAAAAAAGTGGTCTTCCATTAATTTTGGTAGCATTTCTAATTGCAGCCTTGGTCAGAGCATCTGTAGGAGCTGCTGTGGTTGCGATGACAATGGCAGCCGGAATTATGGCATCTATGCCAGCAGTTGCCGGTCTTTCACCTCTTTATCTGGCTGCGATGGTTTGTGCCATCACCGGAGGGGCAACTGCATTCAGTCATGTGAATGATTCAGGATTCTGGCTGGTAAGTTCACTGCTTGAAATTGATGAAAAAACGACTTTAAAATCATGGACAATGATGGAGACAATCATAGGATTTACAGGTCTGATCTGTGCGATGGTTATTAGCATATTTGCTTAG
- a CDS encoding bacteriohemerythrin, protein MTYDLNITFDDNLVTGNETIDTQHKELIDRIQNFVTACQNGNSKVKAIKMLDYLDEYTDFHFKEEEKLQEKSGYPERENHHEKHEEFKKTIQELHEYLQDYEGPTDRFSELVQKNVIDWLFGHIKTYDCSVAEFIFMRENPKRY, encoded by the coding sequence ATGACTTACGATTTAAATATTACCTTTGATGACAATTTAGTAACAGGAAATGAAACAATTGATACCCAGCATAAAGAATTGATCGACCGTATCCAGAACTTTGTAACTGCCTGTCAAAATGGCAACAGCAAAGTAAAAGCAATCAAAATGCTGGATTATCTGGATGAATATACTGACTTTCATTTCAAAGAAGAGGAAAAGCTTCAGGAAAAATCCGGTTATCCAGAGCGTGAAAACCATCATGAAAAACATGAAGAGTTTAAAAAGACAATTCAGGAACTGCATGAATACCTTCAGGATTATGAAGGACCAACTGATCGGTTCAGTGAACTTGTACAGAAGAATGTGATTGACTGGCTGTTTGGACACATTAAAACATATGACTGCTCTGTAGCAGAATTTATCTTTATGAGAGAAAATCCAAAACGATACTAA
- a CDS encoding carbohydrate kinase family protein, with the protein MADTYDAAKRSLYDITTFGEILIDFTWQGVSDTGQTLFAQNPGGAPANVAVAAEKLGAHTAFIGKAGKDMHGEFLKSVLEKEKVDTKGMLLDENYFTTLAFVSVAENGERSFSFARKPGADTKIEKEEINVDILDKTTLFHVGSLSLTEQPARNTTHYAIRRAKEKGSIISYDPNYRASLWKDKKTAKEQMRSLIPYVDLMKISDEETELLTGKEKPEEAAKLLFEKGVKIVVVTLGSKGAYLYCKEGGLQIPGFVSKVADTNGAGDSFWGGFLYRISKSGKKPEEFTLNELKEYVRFGNAVASLCVEKKGAIPAMPTLMEVRERMGQ; encoded by the coding sequence TTGGCAGATACTTATGATGCAGCAAAAAGATCTCTATATGATATTACGACTTTCGGTGAGATATTGATTGACTTTACGTGGCAGGGAGTCAGCGATACGGGACAGACATTGTTTGCTCAGAATCCAGGAGGAGCTCCGGCAAATGTTGCAGTTGCTGCAGAAAAACTTGGTGCACATACAGCCTTTATAGGAAAGGCCGGAAAAGATATGCACGGAGAATTTCTGAAATCTGTATTAGAAAAAGAAAAAGTTGATACAAAAGGAATGCTTTTGGACGAAAATTATTTCACCACACTTGCTTTTGTAAGCGTGGCAGAAAATGGAGAGCGTTCTTTCTCTTTTGCGAGAAAACCGGGAGCAGATACCAAAATTGAGAAAGAAGAGATAAATGTTGATATTTTAGACAAGACAACCCTATTCCATGTAGGCTCTCTTTCCCTGACGGAGCAGCCGGCAAGAAATACGACTCATTATGCAATCCGACGGGCAAAGGAAAAAGGAAGTATTATATCCTATGACCCAAACTACAGAGCTTCTTTATGGAAAGATAAAAAAACAGCAAAGGAACAAATGCGGAGTCTGATTCCATATGTGGATCTGATGAAAATTTCAGATGAGGAGACAGAACTTCTTACAGGAAAGGAAAAGCCAGAAGAGGCGGCAAAGCTTTTATTTGAAAAAGGAGTTAAGATCGTTGTGGTAACTCTGGGAAGTAAAGGAGCTTACCTCTATTGTAAAGAGGGAGGCCTACAGATTCCAGGATTTGTAAGCAAAGTGGCAGATACGAACGGGGCCGGAGATTCTTTTTGGGGAGGATTTTTGTACCGTATCAGTAAATCAGGAAAAAAACCGGAAGAATTTACATTGAATGAATTGAAAGAATATGTACGGTTTGGAAATGCGGTTGCAAGCCTGTGTGTGGAAAAGAAAGGTGCGATACCGGCAATGCCGACACTGATGGAAGTCAGGGAAAGGATGGGACAATAA
- a CDS encoding DUF6132 family protein yields the protein MKEKIKNWLKPVLFTAGGALVGLAYYYFVRCPTGACPLTSNPFITMAYMGFIGWLLSGIFGKGCSGSCNTQ from the coding sequence ATGAAAGAAAAAATTAAGAACTGGCTGAAGCCAGTTCTTTTTACCGCAGGCGGCGCATTAGTTGGCCTTGCATATTACTACTTTGTGAGATGCCCCACTGGAGCTTGTCCGCTGACTTCTAACCCGTTCATCACGATGGCCTATATGGGCTTTATCGGCTGGCTGTTGTCCGGTATTTTCGGAAAGGGGTGCAGCGGTTCATGCAATACGCAGTAG
- a CDS encoding radical SAM mobile pair protein A: MSICINDQIQNMNIVIGCTVGCTYCYARNNVKRWHMIDDFADPEFFPGKLKMMEKKRPQNFLLTGMSDLSGWKPEWRDEVFAKIRENPQHQFLFLTKRPDLLDFDTDLENAWFGVTVTRKAELWRIDTLRKNVRAKHYHVTFEPLFDDPGTVDLSGINWIVVGTMTGAQSRKIHTEPGWAWSLTDQAHALGIPVFMKEDLVPIIGNENMIQEMPEEFNKVLEVQRSWKK; encoded by the coding sequence ATGAGTATTTGTATCAACGATCAGATTCAGAACATGAATATCGTCATTGGATGCACCGTGGGGTGTACATATTGCTATGCCCGCAACAACGTGAAACGCTGGCATATGATTGATGACTTCGCTGACCCTGAATTCTTTCCGGGTAAGCTCAAGATGATGGAAAAGAAACGTCCGCAGAACTTTCTTCTTACCGGGATGAGCGATCTCTCCGGATGGAAGCCGGAATGGAGAGACGAGGTATTTGCAAAGATCCGTGAAAATCCACAGCATCAGTTCCTGTTCCTTACCAAGCGACCTGATTTGCTGGATTTTGATACCGATCTGGAAAACGCATGGTTTGGCGTTACGGTGACGAGGAAAGCAGAACTGTGGCGTATTGACACCCTTCGGAAAAATGTCAGAGCAAAACATTATCATGTTACCTTTGAGCCGTTATTCGATGATCCCGGCACAGTTGACCTTTCCGGAATCAATTGGATCGTTGTCGGCACCATGACCGGAGCTCAGAGCAGGAAGATTCATACGGAGCCGGGATGGGCATGGTCTCTGACGGATCAGGCACACGCACTCGGCATTCCGGTGTTTATGAAGGAAGACCTTGTCCCTATCATAGGGAATGAAAATATGATTCAGGAAATGCCGGAGGAATTCAACAAAGTGTTGGAGGTGCAGAGATCATGGAAGAAGTAA
- a CDS encoding ATP-binding protein, giving the protein MKTITRAKYLDRIIELNGTPDIKIITGIRRSGKSKLMQAYIAYLKSNFENINIIFIDFMDLVYEEIKEYHALHAYVEEHYQEGKTNYLFVDEVQMCSKFELAINSLYSKGKYDIYVTGSNAFLLSADLATLFTGRYIEIHVFPFSFREYCQFYDDISDKDKLFDEYAIKGGLAGSYAYKTEKDRTNYIKEVYETIVTRDLVQKYALPDTLVLQRLSEFLMDNISNLTSPNKVSQLLTANETPTNHVTVGKYIKYLCNAFVFYDIKRYDIRGKKYLESSEKFYLCDSGIRYAILGSRNMDYGRVYENIVCIELLRRGYDVYVGKLYQKEIDFIAQRGSEKIYIQVSDNISGQETFEREYSPLLQIRDAYPKMIIARTKHPQYSYEGIEIHDIADWLLQE; this is encoded by the coding sequence ATGAAAACAATCACAAGAGCAAAATATCTCGATAGAATCATTGAACTGAATGGCACTCCTGACATCAAGATCATCACGGGTATTCGTCGATCTGGTAAGTCCAAACTGATGCAGGCGTATATTGCGTATCTGAAAAGCAACTTTGAAAACATCAATATTATCTTCATTGACTTCATGGATTTAGTGTATGAAGAAATCAAGGAATACCATGCCTTACACGCCTATGTGGAAGAACATTATCAGGAAGGCAAAACGAACTACCTGTTTGTAGACGAGGTTCAGATGTGTTCCAAGTTTGAGCTGGCAATCAACAGCCTGTACTCTAAGGGAAAATACGACATCTATGTAACAGGCTCTAATGCTTTTCTGTTGAGTGCGGATCTGGCAACTCTGTTTACCGGACGCTATATTGAAATTCATGTGTTTCCTTTCAGCTTCCGGGAATATTGCCAATTTTATGATGATATCAGTGACAAAGATAAGCTCTTTGATGAGTACGCTATCAAGGGCGGTTTAGCAGGTTCCTATGCTTATAAAACCGAAAAAGACAGAACAAACTATATAAAAGAAGTCTACGAAACCATTGTTACACGGGACTTAGTACAGAAATATGCTCTGCCGGACACTTTGGTTTTGCAGCGTCTGAGCGAGTTCTTGATGGACAATATCAGCAATCTGACTTCTCCTAACAAGGTCAGTCAGCTGCTGACAGCAAATGAGACTCCAACCAATCATGTAACCGTCGGCAAGTACATTAAGTATTTGTGCAATGCTTTTGTATTTTATGATATTAAGAGATACGACATCCGAGGTAAGAAATACCTTGAAAGCTCTGAAAAGTTCTATTTGTGTGACAGCGGTATTCGATATGCAATACTGGGAAGCAGAAATATGGATTATGGCAGAGTATATGAAAACATCGTTTGCATCGAGCTTCTTCGCCGTGGATATGATGTTTATGTCGGCAAGCTCTATCAAAAGGAAATCGACTTTATTGCTCAGAGAGGCAGCGAGAAGATTTATATTCAGGTCAGCGACAACATTTCCGGGCAGGAAACATTTGAGAGAGAATACTCTCCTCTGCTTCAGATTCGAGATGCTTATCCGAAAATGATTATTGCCAGAACCAAACATCCCCAATATAGTTATGAAGGAATCGAAATTCACGATATAGCCGATTGGTTACTACAAGAATAA
- the trxB gene encoding thioredoxin-disulfide reductase, translated as MIVVGGGPGGYTAALYAARAGMDTVVLEKLSAGGQMALTEQIDNYPGFEDGIDGFSLGEKMKRGTERFGVETKLTEVLSLELSGSVKKAVTSEGAMYAKSIVLATGAGPRELGVDGEQALIGKGVHYCAACDGMFYRNKTVVIAGGGNTAAADALILSRICKKVIVVHRSGTLKATKIYHEPLMKTENVEFLWDSKIIALLHNEKLTGIQIRNVKTGEESTLACDGVFVSVGRKPSTELMKDQIEIDPAGYIIADESTRTNIPGVFAVGDVRTKALRQVVTAVADGATAVHYAEEYLAGEM; from the coding sequence ATGATCGTTGTAGGTGGCGGTCCCGGCGGGTATACCGCAGCCCTTTATGCTGCAAGAGCAGGAATGGACACCGTGGTTTTAGAAAAGCTGTCTGCCGGTGGGCAGATGGCTCTGACCGAGCAAATCGACAACTATCCCGGCTTCGAGGATGGCATCGACGGTTTCTCCCTGGGAGAAAAAATGAAGCGAGGAACGGAGCGGTTTGGTGTGGAAACCAAGCTGACTGAGGTGCTGTCTCTGGAACTGTCGGGTTCTGTAAAGAAAGCTGTGACCAGCGAAGGCGCTATGTACGCAAAATCCATCGTATTGGCTACAGGAGCCGGTCCCAGAGAGCTGGGTGTTGATGGGGAACAGGCGTTAATCGGTAAAGGTGTCCATTACTGTGCAGCCTGTGACGGAATGTTCTATCGGAACAAAACGGTTGTCATCGCAGGAGGTGGCAATACCGCTGCGGCGGATGCGCTGATTCTCTCCCGTATCTGCAAAAAGGTCATCGTCGTTCACCGCAGCGGCACCCTAAAAGCAACAAAGATCTACCATGAACCTTTGATGAAAACAGAAAATGTAGAATTTCTCTGGGACAGTAAGATTATAGCTCTGCTCCATAACGAAAAGCTGACCGGTATCCAGATTAGGAACGTGAAAACTGGAGAAGAAAGTACCCTTGCTTGCGATGGTGTATTTGTAAGCGTGGGAAGAAAGCCTTCCACCGAATTGATGAAAGATCAGATTGAGATTGATCCGGCTGGATACATTATTGCAGATGAGAGTACCCGCACCAACATCCCCGGTGTGTTCGCCGTTGGGGATGTCCGCACAAAGGCATTACGGCAGGTCGTAACTGCTGTAGCCGATGGGGCAACTGCTGTTCACTATGCAGAGGAATATTTAGCAGGAGAAATGTGA